Genomic segment of Motacilla alba alba isolate MOTALB_02 chromosome 26, Motacilla_alba_V1.0_pri, whole genome shotgun sequence:
ACATGAAAAGGCTTATTGTGCTTATCTGCATTTCCACATtccataaaatgaaaaaaaaagcccatccTCCCCTCATACCCCATGCCAGCAATTCTCCGAGTGCctggaaaaaatgcagcaggaatggTGGGGTGTCCCCCCCAGCCATGAGGCTTCATGGTCCCCCAGGCTGTGGGTGTCATTAACCAGAGCAGCAATGCTGCCACAGGATCCTGTGCTCTTGTTCAGTCACCCGTGCCTGGAGGAACCAGTGGGGCCATGGGCCAGAGGCTGCCTCCTGAACAGCACTGGTggctgccaggccctgccaCAGGAAGCAGGACTGCCCTGCCCCACTCTCCTGTCCACCAGGGCTTGCCCAGCCCATGATCCCATTGCTACACTGGTACCTCCCAccccatctcatcccatccctggaaatatccAAGGTGAGCTtagacagggctctgagcaacctgatctagttgaaaGCGTCCCTGGCACTAGCAGGGGGGCTGgactagatggcctttaaaaggtcccttccaacccaaaccattctctgaccctgcagctccctggctgaGTCTCTGCCCTTCCCACTGCAGGTGCTGAGCCCACCCAGATGGGAAGGCTGAGCCTCGTGCAGGATGCAGAATCTCCAGCTCTGACACTTACTTGTCCAGTCGCTGATGTTCCCTGCCGAGGCTGCATAGGGCCCTGCCATGGCCACCACTTCCAGCAGGTATTTGTGtcctggagccaggccagaAAAGGTGAATTTGCTGGTGCCTTTCCCAACAGAGACGTTGGCTGCCACGATGCCTGAGCCCCAGTGGTACAGGAGGAGTCTGTAgctgtcctgtccctggggcTCGGCTCGCCAGGATGCACTCAGCCTGTTGGGGTAGCCCTGGTTTGTCACGTACACGTGACGGGGTGCCAGGGGGTCTGCCAAGACAGGATGGGACACACGTCAGCAAAGGGCCCCAGGACACTGCCCAGGGCTCTTGGTAGTGCCATCAGCAGGGATGCACCACACTTATTTCTCTAAGAAAATTAACTGTGTATTTTACAGTCTAGATAAATATGATAGATATGTTAAATCTTTTAACAAGATTTAGGATAATTTATATTAAACAGCACTTAAACTTAGAATGAATAAACTTTAATAACAAATAATattaaacttcattttaataGAATCGTAAAGTGACGAAATGTAGCTTAAGAGTACTTAAATATAGAAATAGATTAAATATAGAAACTGTACTTAATCTTAGTAACACTCAACTTATTAAAgattattatttataaacattttaacTTATTTGTATATTATTAACACAAAAGGTATTTAAAtcaagataaaataaattttaaaaatatatattagaAGATCTTTTAGATGGACAGCACCCTTAGCCTCCACTATGTGGCTCCACCCACCAGCCCAGAGGCAGCTCAAAGCTTCTGCAAAGCTCTCTGCGCTGgtctgagcagggacagccctgtcccctggggAGGGGTGAGGAGGGAACACGCAGCCAGCTagggggcaggggaaggtgaacaccctgctgctgctccctcctccctggctcTCCCCTGAAGCTCCATCTGCCCTCACCCAGGCTGATGGAGCTGAAGATGAGagtgggcagagccctgctcacTGCCGTTGCTCGGGGCAATGCAGGTCTCTCCCTGTGAAGGTCAGCAGGGCCATGTTCCTGGCCATGAGCTTTCCTGACTGCCCAGCAAGGCACACATctgttggaaccctggatgctgagaaatAAACTTTCTatgctgacaggcactgacctccaagagagcactgcatttgacctgtggctgtggagaaggcttccaaaactgattgatagcactgggattgtgggtgtggagtttgaatagaagtgtgtgatagcacagggtggaaaacttagactttggggttttagaatatagaaataaatatgaagcaagatggaggttttagggcgTAGACAGGTTGTTCTTCTTTACCTTATTTtcctccatgggtttgggtggtattgtgattggacagaaaagtccacaCTGCAGGCTTCGAGGaatcagttattgggttaaaagggaaaatactttaggtgtcatttcttaattggatactttagccttaaaagaccttgtaacaagagatagttagccattttgtgccttgctaataaaacacagcagaactCACCGTAGTGAGACGGTAACACTGATAAAAgcaataaacacctgagtctgaatGCGAACTATTGTCTCAAGTACCTTCAATCCTGACCCcaacagaggcagaaaaagcaagcagagaaCCCACACACATCCCCTCACAAAAGGTACTCACACGTCCAGTTGCTGACGTTCCCTGCAGGTGCCCTGAAGGagccagccacagctgccaccTCTAGCAGGTATTTGCTCCCTGGGGCCAGCCCCGTGAAGGTGAAGTTGTGGGTGTCTCTGCCAAGcgaggctgtggctgccacgGTGCCCAGTGGTGCCCGGTACAGGGTCAGTGTGTATCCATCCCTGCCCCCGGCCGGGGCCCCCCAGGCCACGCTCAGCCTGTCGGGGTGCCCCGTGCTCAGCAGGCGCACGgcggccgggggcagcgggcCTGGGGAGGAAACACGGgtcactgccagcagccacCTCTGGGCTCAGCACAAGGAGATGCTCCACGTCTGTGCcaagcctgtgctgcaggagctggggcagcagcggGCCTGGGGAGCCACCACACCTCGTGTTAGGGACAGGACGCcgagcagcaggacacagacaCCCAATGGTCATTGTGCAGCAGGACACGTGCTCCCCGCGGGAGGATCCCCTCTGACAaattcctcctcatcctcacttTTCCACTCCCATCTCACCTCACCTTTAATGATGCTCACCATTACTGGTCCCTCACATGCCAAGCCCTCCTCATCCAGGTCACGCTCATTCCCACAGCCCAGTGGGAACACCTGCACCCTGCCATGAGCACAGGTGTGTTCCCACACCCAGCCGCTGTGCAGGtacagcactggcacagcctcTGTTCTCTGACCAGCCCTAGAATCTTTCTGGGTGGGGAGAAGTGCTGGATTAGCCCATCTCCAGAGCAAAGACCTGTTCTCCTGGGAGGACTGTGGAGTGGTTTCTTGTACTACACTGATTCATTTCATGAACCTTTTTGGCAAGGTGGTTTCTCCCTGTGGGAAAGGACTCAGTGAGCCTCCTGTACACAGGTACAGTACAGGTGCCCTGTACACTTCTGTGCTCCTGTACACAGGGAGATGGgtcagcacaggcagggaatgTCCCAGCACGGGCACATCTGGGCAGCCCTGTTTTATCAGCATGTCCTTGTGCAAGCCTACAGCTGAATATGCCAGTGCCCTGCGTGCAGCCAGTAGAGTGCCCCTGCACTAACTGCTGAGTGTCACACCTGCGCATAGGTGTGTGCACATCTCCAAAGCCACCAGGTCCCCCATGAACCTCCCAACTCTCCTCAGAACAGCCCAGTGTTGAGACATTCCCCCCCCCACTTTGCAGAGGACGCTGCTTCAGGTACTTACGTGTCCAGCCACTGATtttgggtgctgctgcccagtaCTGTCCAGCTGTGGCAGTGACTTCCACGGAGTACTCGTGTCCCGGGGCCAGCCCCGTGAAGGTGAAGTTGTGGGTGTCTCTGCCAAGcgaggctgtggctgccacgGTGCCCAGTGGTGCCCGGTACAGGGTCAGTGTGTATCCATCCCTGCCCCCGGCCGGGGCCCCCCAGGCCACGCTCAGCCTGTCGGGGTGCCCCGTGCTCAGCAGGCGCACGgcggccgggggcagcgggcCTGGGGAGGAAACACGGgtcactgccagcagccacCTCTGGGCTCAGCACAAGGAGATGCTCCACGTCTGTGCcaagcctgtgctgcaggggcacCACAGGCTGGCTGGGACTCTGTGGCAGCTgtttcctgcctggctgctggctgagaCTGTGGGAGGCTACCAGGGACAGGGTGTGGCACAGGGTCAGGCACGGACTCCTCACACTGCATCCAGCAGAGAACAAGCACTGGGTACTTGCACGGGTGGCAGAGGTAAGCAGGACAGCTGCTGCAGTATGGTCCCTGACTGAACTGGGAAGGGAAGATCTGGTGCAGAGCACTGCAAGGAGAGCATCACACTCACGTGTGCAGTGGGTGAGGTTGGGGGTGCTGGCGTGGAAGGGCCCAGCTGTGGCGCTCACTGCCACGCTGTAGCGGGTGCCAGGGCTCAGGCTCCTCAGGATGTGACTCCTGACATGCCCACCCAGCAGCGTGTGCCCCACGGGAGTGCCAGACGCTGTGTCACGGGCATCCACCACGAAGCCTTCTGCCCCTcggcccagcactgcccaggacACCACCAGTGCTGAGCCTGAGGGGCTGCTCAGGGTGAGGTTCACAGGGGCCAAGGGATCTGCAAAGCAACAGGGAGACAGTTAGCCCTCCTGCTCAGTGCTgagagctggctgctgtgcccagggttCCTCCAGGCAGGCTGGACCAGAGCTCCTCTGGAGAGAAGCTTGAGCACAaagggccaggcagggcacaTGGCTTTGAGTGTATCATCCCTGAGGTGTGCTGCCTGATGTGGCAGGGGAGATAACCAGAGCCTCTGGGGCAGATGGGGGGAGTGGCTCTGTGTCCAGGATGGAGTGAGGGCAGTGAGCAGAAAGGTGGGACCATGACACAGAAACTGTGGGCACGGCTTGGGATGGGGAAGGTGGTGGTGGGTGCTCTGGAAGGCTCAGGTGGAGGCTCATAGTGGGGTGCCCAACCCAATCAACCAGACTTACATGTCCATTGGGTGACGTTGATGGAAGAGGCTTCTAATGAGCCTTTCACAGCAGTGACCTGCACAGCAAACTTGCTGCCTGCTTCCAGGTGAGTCCAGGTGATGTTCAGGGCATCTGGACTCAAGGTCTGGACCTGAatcctgctctgggtgctgaggCTATACAGAGTAACATGGTAGTGGTCCCTCCTGCCAGGGGGCTTGTTCCAGGATGTGTaaagctctgaggagctgcctgggtTGGTAAGGCTCAGGTTTGTTGGTGCAGCGGGAACTGTGAGGAAAAACAAGACACACGAGTCAGAGATGAAAAGATCCACTTCTGAACATGCAGCCATCTTCATACCCGGAGACTAACACAGAAGCAGGATGTGACCACAGGCCAGCTTCATCAGGAACCAGGACAGGgtgccctcctcctcccctcctctcaTTTCCTCTCCCCAGGTGCCAACAGTGATTCCATCACCGTGGGTGTCAGATGCTGACCTGTGCAGCCAGTGACGTTCTCGGGGAGGGAGCGGTAGGGTCCAGCCACTGCCCAGATCCTCACAAGGTAGCATGTTCCTGGTTCCAGCTGTGGCACAGTGACATTGGTGCTGtccttccctgcttccaggTTCCTTGGCTGTGCAGAAGAGCCCTCCTGGAGCACGCTGAGCAGGTATCCATCcctctgcccaggagcagcctcccAGTGCACAGCTAGGGCCCAGGCCGTGCTGACGGGGCTGGCAGACAGGGAACGAGGAGGCAGTGGGACTGCGGGAGAGAAACAGTGTCACTGGGACAAACCTGGGCTGCTCAGAACGGACTCTAGCTTGGGAATgaagctgggagctggaggacTGTGGGCATCCACACAATGCCTAGGgctggtgggagcaggggagcTGTGTTCTACCAGTGTAGCCGATGGCAGTCTGAGAGGAGATGCGATGAGGCCCGGCCTGGGAAATGATCTCCACGCGGTACCGGGAGCCTGGcaccagcccctccaggtccaGCTGGGTGACTCCACGGGGGACAGACACATTCCTGATGATGGACAGGGACTCGGCCACTGAGAGCTGCACCAAGTGATCTCTGCCACCTCCGGACTCCACCCAGCTCACGTGCAGCTCCTGGGGTTCCCGGCCAGGCTGCACACTCACGTTAGCCAGGGACAGTGGATctggagggaagcagagcaTGGACACCCATGAGGTGGTGGAGGAACCACCTGGAGaagccagggcacagcctgcACCTCTGCACAGGGCTGAAAGAGAAGTGGGGGCACCTGACCACCAGGTCTCCTGAGGGACATGCAAGCTGCCTGTGCGTGTCCCCgggatgctgctggcagccaggtgcTGAGAGCACCCAACTCCCCGcgggctgctctgctccacagacAGGGAGCAGCAAGCCCATACAGGTCTCTGTGCTTCCTCTCTCACATCCCTCTCCCACCAGTCCCTGGCTGGCCTTCAGATCACCAGTGGTCTAGGCAGAAGGTTCAACTTGACTGGGGAAAACCTCAGCTGGGGAAAAGGATCTTTCGGGgcccagcacacagcacctAACCTATGACATGTGTTCTGTTTTCCAGGACAGGGAGCATGCAGGTCTCACTGAAGCCCTCCCTCCACCCAGACAAGTTTGTCACTGCTAGTCttgcaggcagtgccaggatgtcccatccctgcaagaGACTGGGAATACTTCTGACTCACATGTCCACTCAGTGGCAAAGTGTGACGAGGATCTGTACGGGCCAGCAAGGACAGTCACCTTCAGGAAGTACTGAGTGccaggggacagccccaggaacGTGAAGTTGTGGGTGTTTGGCCCCACTGAGGTGTTCCTCTGTGCTGCATGGCTCTTGCTGTAGAGCTGGAGGTGGAACTGGTCCACATCACCAGCAGCCTTGTCCCAGAAGGCCGAGAGCCCCATTGGGCGCCGGGTGTTGGTCAGTGTCACTCCGGAGGGAGCCAGGGGGTCTGAGAGAGAAAGACAGCCAGGCAgtgagaggaggctgtgctgtgctgtgggtttgTCCTGGGCACCCTCCTCTGTCTGCACCTGCTGAGGTTAGGTCAGGAGTCAGCACACCaaacccagagcagccagagcccctgCTCCACAGCAGACATGGGAGCAGGTCCCCCCCTTCCCCTGGGTGacatttggaaatgttttctgttcagTGATGGGTTCCCCCTACATGCAGACCCTTTTACTTCCAACATGGCTGAATGTAGCTCCAGCTGACCATCCATTCTGTCTGTCTATGCACCCCTGTCTCTGACTCCCCATCTCCCCACACATGGGCCACTCTGACTCTGAGTGTTCTGCTCGCATGGGCAGGGGTGGTTGTGACCTGCAGCAGGGTGAGGTAGGACTGTGACACTCACACGTCCAGTCGGTGGCTGATCTCACAGGGGATCTGTAAGGCCCAGCCatagcagccatctccagcgtgtactgccgcccagggaccaggTTCTCCAAGGTGACATTGGTCCAGTCACTCCCCACAGTCACATTCCTGACCTGCTCCTGGGACTTGGTTTCCCAGAGGGTCCCTGTGtagccagtgctgccagaggaaACTGCTCTCCAGGAGGCTTGCAGAGAGGTGCTGTGGCCCCCATTGCTGAGGGTCAGCTGCTCTAGGGGCAAAGGGTCTAGAAAAGGAAAGGTCTAGAATCACCTGGCAGAAGTGCTGGGGCAGGAGTCCCTTCCCTGGGAAAACCTGCATCCAGGTGCTTTGACACTGCCACCCCTGGTGACACTCACACACCAGTCTGGCAGGGACTGGGCCAGCACAGCTCAaactggcagagaaaaaaatgttctggtgctggaggaggtggTGGGTGGTGGAGGGGGTGGCTGAAGGCAGTGACAGcctgagcagcaccacaggagGGTGGCTGAGGAGAAGGGCACTGGCCTCAGCTGCCCCTTGTGCCTGGTGACTGGGAAACAGCAGGGTCACACACatcagcagcacctctgcctcctgctgagCCTTTTGCCCAGTTATTGCATTAAGCTGTAGAAGACGTGTGCTGTCAGTGCCCTGAGGTGTGACATCGGGGGAAGGGCAGGATCCAGTGGAAACCCGGGGCTGTGGCACTCACACGTCCAGTTGGAGATGCTCCGGGGTGAGGATGTGTAGGGACCAGCCACAGTGCTGACCTCAAAGGTGTAGAGAGTCCCAGGGTGGAGGCCCTCGTAGGTGAAGCTTGTGACACCCCTGGGCAAGGAGCTGTTCTTCACAGGGTGCTCTgcaaggctgaggagcagcagataGCCCTCCCCTGTGGCCTCCTCCCAGCTGGCCAGCAGGCTGTGGGGGCTACCCTGGCTGGACAGGCTCACACCAGATGGTGCTCGTGGTTCTGCAAGGGACAAGGACAGCACGACATGGGCACTGCATCAGGCAGGAAAATTGCTTTCACAagatattttctgcttctcaaatTGCTCTAGATGACCCTAgagcaggggggttggactagatgatctccagaggtgccttccaaccctaacagttctgtgattctgtgacactGCAGTTGTCTCCACCCCACACAGGGGCagaaggggctggagggagaGCTCTTAGTGCCCCCAGCACCACGGGTTGGGTGGGTACCTCCCCACACTGTGTACAGCTCCAACTGTCCCTCCCCAgagtggcagctctgggacagcacCAACTGTGGCTCCACAGGTCACCCAGGAGAGACTGAGCACAGGAAGATTCCCTCTCTGGGGATCTGGTGGGGCTTCCCTGCCCACCCATCCAGCTGCGGTGAGGGGAAGGCAGAAAGCTGCCTGCAACCTGCCAGAGTCCAGAAGGCACAAAGCAGGATCTGGTCTTCATCTGTGCCTGACACAAGCCTGCCCAGGACCTCTGAGCCCACCCTCACCAGGAACTGTGGGGAGGCAGAACTTTCTGCTCTGATCCACAACCTACTCTTAAAaccaggtgtcccaggtggcctgtccctgtgcctgcctcacccccagccccctccaggcagcaggaacagccccaaGGGCCACACGTGGGCTTTCTGCTCACCTGTCCAGGCTGCGGAGCTCTGTGCTGATGCCCTGTAGGGCCCTGCCACCACTACCACCTGGACAGAGTACTGCTGGCCAGGGCTCAGCCCGTGGAAGGTGACGTGATCGTTGTCCCCACCAACAGAGATGTTCCTTGTGGGAGCACTGTCCTCTCCCTCCCGCAGTGTCACCAGGTAGAagtccctctgtccccctggGACACTCCAGCGAGCCTGTAAGGagttctgctcctctgcactgCTCAGGGTCACATTGTTGGGACTCAAGGGGTCTGGAAGGGAATAGGATTTCGTGAGTCAGGGTTATGGGGTACTCTGTACCCCTTACTCTCCTGAGCCTCATTCCTGCAGGGTTACGTCCAGCCTTAGACATCCTTTTGGAGTGAGCCATTTGCACTCCCCAGCACAAGCATTCCTGGACTAACAGAGTCCAGACAAAGCTGGCAGCCTTGCTGAGAAATTCCTAAAAGTCTCCTTCCACTCCATTCACATCCCACCATGAGCTTGCTGATATTCCCAGGAACTGGCTTGGACCAAACTCCTGGCCAGACGCCCCTGGCTCCTGCGTCTGGCATGGGGGAATTTTGTTCAGTGGAGCAGGtcagagctgcagacagcaaCAGCAGGGATCAGCCTCACTCCAGAGCAGAAAGAAAccagctggagctctggaggCCTTCCAAATCCCATCTGcatggagcagggagcaggctccAGCTTCCCGGGCTGGCAggtggagcaggaaggagctggagattTGACACCTGGTGgcacccagctcctcccagcatACACACAACCAGTGTTTGGCCAGTGCCAGGACAAGTCagtggccacagcagctctgagtctGCAGCTTGGCACCTCCATCACATGAGGGCCAACGCTACTTTGGTGTTCAGTGTGAATCTGCTCTGCCCTCTTCATTTCCCTCCTGGTTTTTCTGGGAACATCTGGGAGAGCCAGTTCAGGACTGGAACTTTTTACTGGCTATGGACGTGGTGTCACCAGCAAAGTCCTGCTCTTTCAGGGCCCTCATCAGCCTGAGGCCAGAGCAGAGAGTGGGCTGGGAGAGTGGGTTCTGGGAGGGCTGTCCTCATTGTTTTGACCTGCCAGAGGCTCCTGGATTCCTTGGCTGTATTTGCACAGCACCTATCATGTTGGGAGCATCCACCAGGATGAGGTTATCAGGTGCTACCACAACATATCCTCAACAACAATCAAAGAGCACCAAAACCCCAtttcatagaaccacagaactatggaatggtttggattgaaaAGGACCCTAAAGCTTATtcattcccaccccctgccatgggcaggggcaccttccgctatcccagctctccagacctgtccaacctggccttggacacttccagggatggggcagccacagcttctctgagcaacctgtgccagggcctcagcatcctcacaggaaagaatttcttcctcatatctaatttaaatctctcctattttagtttaaaaccattcacCCCTTCTCTTATCACTGTCTGCCCACGTAAAAAGTCTTTCTCGTTCTTGCATAAGCCCCTCCCAGAGGCCTCCAGTtaaaaccagctcagctgaTGCCCCCTTACCCCATTTTTTCTGCTGCCCTTTTACAGCCCTGAGGCACAcgagagccccagcagcactgaacaCCAGTGGGATCTGCTGCCTTTCCATCCTCCTCCTAGGGGAGAGCCCACAGGCTGCTTCCACTGCATCCCAGGGGATCCATCTGCTGAAGGGATCCACAGGCCCCACCACAGCagtgccccagagctgggtcCTGGAGCAGCTTTTGGCCAGGTCCAAGCAAAATCACGCTGTGTACCCAAGGATTTTTGGATTCAGAGGCTGGACCAGAGGTAGGGAGAAAGCTGAGGCCACCAAGGTGATACTCACACGTCCAGGCAGTGGCATTGGGTCCCAGCGCCGTGTAGGgcccagctgtggcactgagcCCCAGCCAGTACCGAGTGCCAggctggagatgctggaagGTGTAGCTGCTGAGGCCCCTCCTGGCTGACAGCGTGGTGCTGACCTTTTGGGTGAGGAGGTTGCGGAGCTCCAGGTGGAGCCAGGCGgcccctgcagcacctgcccaggaggcaacgaggctggtgctGGAACCTGGGCTGAGCCTCAGCTGGGTGGGGAtggaaggagctgaggggaAGAGAGGACACAGCAAGGTTCAGCACTGGGGCTGGCGGTCTCTGGAGCCTCCTCTCTCCCCAGGGGTGCCGACAGCTGCTCTCTATGGCATGGGGGCTGAAGGTCTGGTAGGGGTTTACTGAGGGATGTCTCTCCTGTGCCCCCtcccacacaggctgcagggccCTTGAGGTCCCTCCACATTGTCATGTTCTTtcaggctgcagggcagaggggtggcagactgggcactgcagcactcctgcagctctcagcagccaaAAGATCCAGGATCTCCAGActgcccctctctgctgggAACAGGCAAATCCAAGCCATGGGTGCTGCAAGGCAGGCCCAAGGCGCAAGGTTTTCCCCTTGGCCCAGGGACTCAGCTCACAGTGGGGACATGAAACACTCCAGCCGTTCCCCACCATTCACAAGCTCCCCATCCCAAGCCTGGAGACCTCCTCCCATCGCCAGCCCAGCACGTGTGCTGCATCCTTCCTGCCAAACCCTTGCTACCACCCCCTCCTCCTTGGGCGAGCGCAGCCGGCACTCCCTACCTGTCCACTGGTGGGTACTGGTGCTGGCCTGGCTGGGCCCAGCCAGCGTGCTGACCTTCAGGGCATACTCGCTGCCAGCCAGGAGCCCGTCGAAGAGGAAGGTGGAGGcgctgggcaggagggacacGTTCCTCACCAGGCTCTGGGAGTGGCTGTGCCACAGTGCCAGCTGGTAGCCGTCCCGCCGGCCGGGCCCGTGTGCCCAGGCCGCGCGCAGCGAGGTGGAGCTGCCATCACTGCTCAGAGTCAGGTTGAGGACGGGTGAGGGACCTGCATGGGACATGGACAGACACTGCTGGCTGCTTCTGCAAGCGCCTGACCCGGCAAGCTGCTCACAGCCTGGTGGGACTTGCCTTTGCCTGGAGAGGTGCTGTCAGGCAGCTTCACAGCACCCagtcacagaatcctggaagggtttgggttggaaggggtcctaaagctcatccagtcccaccccttgccatggcagggacaccttc
This window contains:
- the LOC119711896 gene encoding receptor-type tyrosine-protein phosphatase V-like isoform X2, translated to MRSLLLPLLVLCVPRLPGTLAQGEGCNHTAQAGLEGQDARGERGSLLNVSVSDRDRSDSLLLSWDEPEEGAKGYFLALSLLGSGMLLQNGSAGPNTTSFWFHGLTPGTLYEIEVTATLACMDTTSQTITAQTSPSPVLNLTLSSDGSSTSLRAAWAHGPGRRDGYQLALWHSHSQSLVRNVSLLPSASTFLFDGLLAGSEYALKVSTLAGPSQASTSTHQWTAPSIPTQLRLSPGSSTSLVASWAGAAGAAWLHLELRNLLTQKVSTTLSARRGLSSYTFQHLQPGTRYWLGLSATAGPYTALGPNATAWTYPLSPNNVTLSSAEEQNSLQARWSVPGGQRDFYLVTLREGEDSAPTRNISVGGDNDHVTFHGLSPGQQYSVQVVVVAGPYRASAQSSAAWTEPRAPSGVSLSSQGSPHSLLASWEEATGEGYLLLLSLAEHPVKNSSLPRGVTSFTYEGLHPGTLYTFEVSTVAGPYTSSPRSISNWTYPLPLEQLTLSNGGHSTSLQASWRAVSSGSTGYTGTLWETKSQEQVRNVTVGSDWTNVTLENLVPGRQYTLEMAAMAGPYRSPVRSATDWTYPLAPSGVTLTNTRRPMGLSAFWDKAAGDVDQFHLQLYSKSHAAQRNTSVGPNTHNFTFLGLSPGTQYFLKVTVLAGPYRSSSHFATEWTYPLSLANVSVQPGREPQELHVSWVESGGGRDHLVQLSVAESLSIIRNVSVPRGVTQLDLEGLVPGSRYRVEIISQAGPHRISSQTAIGYTVPLPPRSLSASPVSTAWALAVHWEAAPGQRDGYLLSVLQEGSSAQPRNLEAGKDSTNVTVPQLEPGTCYLVRIWAVAGPYRSLPENVTGCTVPAAPTNLSLTNPGSSSELYTSWNKPPGRRDHYHVTLYSLSTQSRIQVQTLSPDALNITWTHLEAGSKFAVQVTAVKGSLEASSINVTQWTYPLAPVNLTLSSPSGSALVVSWAVLGRGAEGFVVDARDTASGTPVGHTLLGGHVRSHILRSLSPGTRYSVAVSATAGPFHASTPNLTHCTRPLPPAAVRLLSTGHPDRLSVAWGAPAGGRDGYTLTLYRAPLGTVAATASLGRDTHNFTFTGLAPGHEYSVEVTATAGQYWAAAPKISGWTRPLPPAAVRLLSTGHPDRLSVAWGAPAGGRDGYTLTLYRAPLGTVAATASLGRDTHNFTFTGLAPGSKYLLEVAAVAGSFRAPAGNVSNWTYPLAPRHVYVTNQGYPNRLSASWRAEPQGQDSYRLLLYHWGSGIVAANVSVGKGTSKFTFSGLAPGHKYLLEVVAMAGPYAASAGNISDWTTPSVPQNLSAVAEGNNTMLISWGSVSGQQDECQLWLRDPQNSSLPWRHSLGRGQVQHLLQGLIPGRNYSVSLSCVAGPYWSSTKPLAVPLEPNPVKDVQCLPESRSLYLNWTSSPGDVEAYEVVTERLSEEPPTSRLAMSIPSSEARLEGLEPNSSYQILVSAVGMNALRSQAVTLLCSTAVEPLPPPLRADVFPVEASSTVIISPELFSEENGQIEYYGVIATTNESLLRPTQEIMSSTWYDHYYGTEDSYLAVLIPNPFHQRSSPDTWRVPVGTEECGQSRATCNGKLKANEQYRFSIAAFTKYDPVAPAVTFTMFSAGSSADTAPLSMPIIAGIIVGFLLTLAVVFALVYWKQLKAKRTKKSSPPQEMVTYSLRNVHRPVPLQNFKQYYEMKTASANHAFFQEFEELKEVGKEQSKVEAELPANVSKNRYPHVLPYDHSRVKLSQLGEDPHSDYINANFMPGYTSQQEFIATQGPLKKTIEDFWRLVWEQNVCNIIMLTVCMENGRVLCDHYWPSESAPVSYGQVRVHLLMQSSSEEWTVREFKLWHEGLRAERFVSHLHYTAWPDHGIPESTTSIMTFRELVREHIQSTKDAGPTLVHCSAGVGRTGTFIALDRLLQQMRQEKAVDIFGVVHALRMNRYLMIQTLSQYIFLHSCILDKILEEPPLDLSGTQRSCPIPLKSFAQHYAQKAAKSHMGFLREYEALLEVVKEEASSASPSSGSQQARPSSSILPYDRSRVKFSLLEQGPLSGLLQVWRVPGCSSSRDYLAVHGPDKLTMEDFWTLVWEQDVHTILTLLPWQEKGEAPGEACWPLEGDSLCMKTLTIQCDTEKLVSGWRCTQLRLKHEKKAKERQVQRFLFTLWSSKKQPDVQSLVELLGAVRRGTPPRRRGGPVLLHCSGDMSQMGTLISLDCLLHQMKAERTVDIYGVTLQLARSCCLMTPTLDQYMLLYTCIQDIIQNQP